From a single Collimonas pratensis genomic region:
- a CDS encoding helix-turn-helix domain-containing protein — translation MTQTAETLFKSLQQMPSQEREKFFSLIARRAFSNGDNLSHAELFGHLQDSEFTADEAAEYLGVSIATFRRYCKQGKVAVSSIVGTSYLYPLATLRELKRALHIVK, via the coding sequence ATGACCCAGACAGCTGAAACACTTTTCAAAAGCCTGCAGCAGATGCCCTCGCAAGAACGGGAGAAATTCTTCTCGCTGATTGCCAGGCGCGCCTTCTCCAATGGCGACAATCTCAGCCATGCAGAACTGTTCGGCCATTTGCAGGATAGTGAATTCACAGCGGATGAGGCGGCAGAATATCTGGGCGTTTCGATCGCGACCTTTCGCCGCTATTGCAAACAGGGGAAAGTCGCCGTCTCGTCCATCGTCGGCACGTCGTATCTCTATCCACTTGCCACGCTGAGAGAGCTGAAACGCGCGCTGCATATAGTGAAGTAA
- the ntrC gene encoding nitrogen regulation protein NR(I): MKPIWIVDDDESIRWVLEKALARENLTTKSFSNARDAIEALQTNTPQVLVSDIRMPGASGLELLQTVKAKFPGVPVIIITAFSDLDSAVAAFQGGAFEYLAKPFDVDKAVELIRRALEESLREANVEQASAETPEILGQAPAMQDVFRAIGRLSQSNVTVLITGESGTGKELVARALHKHSPRAAQPFIALNTAAIPKDLLESELFGHERGAFTGAQASRRGRFEQAEGGTLFLDEIGDMPFDLQTRLLRVLSDGHFYRVGGHQSLKANVRVIAATHQNLEIRVREGLFREDLYHRLNVIRLRLPSLRERREDIPILTRYFLSQSAKQLGVESKRVSDNAMRFMSGLELPGNVRQLENLCNWITVMAPGQTVEIKDLPQDLVSGREQGTQLESPAHRPVAFDPHFSASTSGSGAALAPYAEAAPAAVPAPGVSEKQSWISLLETEAASMLSNGDADVMDVLGRQFESALIKIALRHTHGRKNDAAVRLGIGRNTITRKIQELGIAGAKDD, encoded by the coding sequence ATGAAACCAATCTGGATTGTTGACGACGACGAATCGATACGATGGGTGCTTGAAAAAGCGCTGGCCCGCGAGAACCTGACGACCAAGAGTTTTTCCAATGCGCGCGACGCGATTGAAGCGCTGCAAACCAATACGCCGCAGGTGCTGGTGTCGGACATCCGCATGCCCGGCGCCTCCGGCCTTGAGCTGCTGCAAACCGTCAAAGCCAAGTTTCCCGGCGTACCGGTAATCATCATCACCGCATTCTCCGATCTGGATTCGGCGGTGGCGGCCTTCCAGGGCGGCGCCTTTGAATACCTGGCCAAGCCGTTCGATGTCGACAAGGCGGTCGAACTGATACGCCGTGCGCTGGAGGAGAGCTTGCGCGAAGCGAATGTCGAGCAGGCTTCGGCCGAGACGCCTGAAATCCTCGGCCAGGCGCCGGCCATGCAAGACGTGTTTCGCGCCATTGGCCGCTTGTCGCAATCGAATGTGACGGTGCTCATCACCGGCGAATCCGGCACCGGCAAGGAGCTGGTGGCGCGTGCCTTGCACAAGCACAGTCCGCGTGCCGCGCAGCCATTCATTGCGCTCAACACCGCGGCGATCCCGAAAGACTTGCTGGAGTCGGAATTGTTCGGCCATGAGCGCGGCGCCTTCACCGGTGCCCAGGCATCGCGCCGCGGACGGTTCGAACAGGCCGAAGGCGGCACCTTGTTCCTCGATGAAATCGGCGACATGCCTTTCGATTTGCAGACGCGCCTGCTGCGGGTGCTGTCCGACGGTCATTTCTACCGCGTCGGCGGCCACCAGTCGCTGAAAGCCAATGTCAGGGTCATCGCCGCCACCCACCAGAACCTGGAAATCCGGGTGCGCGAAGGCTTGTTCCGCGAAGACTTGTACCACCGCCTGAACGTGATCCGGCTGCGCCTGCCGAGCTTGCGCGAGCGGCGCGAAGACATTCCTATCCTGACCCGCTACTTCTTGAGCCAGAGCGCCAAGCAATTGGGCGTGGAAAGCAAGCGCGTCTCGGACAACGCCATGCGTTTCATGAGCGGCCTGGAATTACCTGGCAACGTACGCCAGCTGGAAAACCTGTGCAACTGGATCACCGTCATGGCGCCAGGCCAGACGGTGGAAATCAAGGACTTGCCGCAGGATCTGGTGAGCGGCCGCGAACAGGGAACGCAGCTGGAAAGCCCGGCCCATCGGCCAGTGGCGTTCGATCCGCATTTTTCTGCCTCGACCTCGGGCAGCGGCGCTGCGCTTGCGCCTTATGCAGAGGCGGCGCCAGCGGCGGTTCCGGCACCGGGTGTCAGCGAAAAGCAAAGCTGGATCAGCTTGCTGGAAACCGAAGCTGCAAGCATGCTCAGCAACGGCGATGCCGACGTCATGGATGTGCTGGGGCGGCAGTTCGAATCGGCCCTGATCAAGATCGCCTTGCGCCATACCCATGGCCGCAAGAACGATGCCGCGGTGCGCCTGGGCATAGGCCGCAACACCATCACGCGCAAGATCCAGGAACTGGGGATTGCCGGCGCCAAGGACGATTGA
- the glnL gene encoding nitrogen regulation protein NR(II), protein MPIKTAERNVLASLDLLASAVLVLDPHARLVFANAAAENMLESSCRLLKQQTLSDLFLNPEQLLVIFQQALEHQFDDSRQDLILERVGREPLWVDTIVTALDNPEMPVLIELRENVQQLKLEREERLIDQSQVNKELVRNLAHEIKNPLGGIRGAAQLLELELPERHVKELREYTQVIIKEADRLQTLVDRLLAPHRLAQIVGDVDIHEVCERVRSLIVAEFPSGLTIKRDYDLSIPEFRGDKEQLIQAILNIAHNAAQALSERIKAGDAELVFQSRVVRQVTLAKVRYRLALDLHITDNGPGIPAEIQERIFYPLVSGRDGGSGLGLTLAQTFVQQHMGVIECESRPGCTDFRILIPLP, encoded by the coding sequence ATGCCAATAAAAACTGCCGAACGGAACGTGCTGGCCAGCCTCGATCTGCTGGCATCGGCCGTGCTGGTGCTGGATCCGCATGCGCGCCTGGTGTTTGCCAACGCCGCCGCAGAAAACATGCTGGAAAGCTCTTGCCGTTTGCTGAAGCAGCAAACGCTGTCGGACCTGTTCCTCAACCCGGAACAGCTGCTGGTGATTTTCCAGCAGGCGCTCGAGCACCAGTTCGATGATTCGCGCCAGGACCTGATTCTGGAGCGGGTGGGGCGCGAGCCCTTGTGGGTCGACACCATCGTCACTGCGCTCGACAATCCCGAGATGCCCGTGCTGATCGAGCTGCGCGAGAACGTGCAGCAGCTCAAGCTGGAGCGCGAGGAGCGCCTGATCGACCAGAGCCAGGTCAACAAGGAACTGGTGCGCAACCTGGCGCATGAAATCAAGAATCCGCTGGGCGGCATCCGCGGCGCGGCGCAGTTACTGGAACTGGAGTTGCCGGAGCGCCACGTCAAGGAGCTGCGCGAATACACGCAAGTCATCATCAAGGAGGCGGACCGCCTGCAGACCCTGGTTGATCGCTTGCTGGCGCCGCACCGGCTGGCGCAGATCGTCGGCGACGTCGACATCCATGAAGTGTGCGAACGGGTGCGCAGCCTGATCGTCGCCGAGTTTCCCAGCGGCCTCACCATCAAGCGCGATTACGACCTGTCGATCCCGGAATTCCGCGGCGACAAGGAGCAGCTGATACAAGCCATCCTGAATATCGCCCACAACGCTGCGCAAGCCTTGAGCGAGCGCATCAAGGCTGGCGATGCCGAGCTGGTTTTCCAGAGCCGGGTGGTGCGCCAAGTGACGCTGGCCAAGGTGCGTTACCGGCTGGCACTAGACTTGCATATCACTGACAATGGACCCGGCATCCCGGCCGAGATCCAGGAACGCATTTTCTATCCGCTGGTATCGGGCCGCGATGGCGGCAGCGGCTTGGGTTTGACGCTGGCGCAGACCTTTGTGCAGCAGCACATGGGTGTCATCGAATGCGAAAGTCGGCCGGGGTGCACGGATTTCAGAATTCTTATACCACTGCCTTGA
- a CDS encoding DUF4124 domain-containing protein, with translation MKRLMLRFSPGFLLLAAVSMLGSVAHAESEVFLCVDQNGVKEYKNTGDTKGCKRVSLPPLTVTSSGGSGNKAPREAAAGKPAASTPTDFPKVDNGTQKARDNDRRQILQDELRNEQQRLADLKSAYNDGTPERQGNEKNYAKYQDRVASMKEDISRSEKNIDALNRELSNLK, from the coding sequence ATGAAGCGTCTCATGTTGCGTTTTTCCCCAGGATTTCTGCTGCTGGCCGCCGTCAGCATGCTTGGCAGCGTCGCGCATGCCGAAAGCGAAGTGTTTCTGTGCGTGGACCAGAACGGCGTCAAGGAATACAAGAATACCGGCGACACCAAGGGCTGCAAGCGCGTCAGCCTGCCGCCGCTGACGGTGACCTCGTCCGGCGGCAGCGGCAACAAGGCGCCGCGCGAAGCGGCTGCCGGCAAGCCGGCGGCATCGACGCCGACCGATTTCCCGAAAGTGGACAACGGCACGCAAAAGGCGCGTGACAACGATCGCCGCCAGATCCTGCAGGACGAGTTGAGGAATGAGCAACAGCGCCTGGCGGATCTCAAGAGTGCCTACAACGACGGCACGCCGGAGCGCCAGGGCAACGAAAAGAACTACGCTAAGTATCAGGACCGCGTGGCGTCAATGAAGGAAGACATCTCCCGCAGCGAGAAAAACATCGATGCGCTCAACCGGGAGCTGTCGAATCTTAAGTAG
- the glnA gene encoding type I glutamate--ammonia ligase, with protein sequence MAMTAAEVLKMAKDNEVKFVDFRFADTKGKEQHVTVPVSHFDIDKFESGHAFDGSSIAGWKGIEASDMLLMPDPNTANIDPFMEETTLFMQCDVIEPSDGKGYDRDPRSIAKRAEAYLKSSGLGDTAYFGPEPEFFIFDDVRWGADMSGCFVKIGSEEASWSTGAKLEGGNTGHRPTVKGGYFPVPPVDSFQDMRSEMCLILESLGIPVEVHHHEVAGAGQNEIGTKFSTLVERADWTQNLKYVVWNVAHTYGKTATFMPKPIVGDNGSGMHVHQSVWKDGKNLFAGDGYAGLSEFALFYIGGIIKHAKALNAITNPGTNSYKRLVPGYEAPVKLAYSARNRSASIRIPHVANPKGRRIETRFPDPLANPYLCFSALLMAGLDGVQNKIHPGEAASKDLYHLPPEEDKLIPTVCASLEEALEALDKDREFLTRGGVFSDSMIDAYLDLKMQEVQRYRMTTHPIEFDMYYSV encoded by the coding sequence ATGGCAATGACGGCCGCAGAAGTCTTGAAAATGGCAAAAGACAACGAAGTCAAATTCGTTGATTTTCGCTTCGCTGACACTAAAGGCAAGGAACAGCACGTAACTGTCCCGGTCTCTCATTTCGATATCGATAAATTCGAATCGGGTCATGCATTCGACGGTTCTTCTATTGCTGGCTGGAAGGGTATTGAAGCTTCCGACATGTTGCTGATGCCGGATCCGAATACCGCGAACATCGATCCGTTCATGGAAGAAACCACATTGTTCATGCAATGTGACGTCATTGAGCCATCCGACGGCAAAGGTTACGACCGCGACCCGCGTTCGATCGCCAAGCGCGCAGAAGCCTACCTGAAATCGTCCGGCCTGGGCGACACCGCCTACTTCGGTCCGGAACCGGAATTCTTCATTTTCGACGACGTCCGCTGGGGCGCCGACATGTCGGGCTGTTTCGTCAAGATCGGTTCGGAAGAAGCATCGTGGAGTACCGGCGCCAAGCTCGAAGGCGGCAACACCGGCCATCGTCCAACCGTCAAGGGCGGCTACTTCCCAGTGCCGCCAGTCGACAGCTTCCAGGACATGCGTTCGGAAATGTGCCTGATCCTGGAGTCGCTGGGCATCCCGGTTGAAGTGCATCACCACGAAGTGGCCGGCGCCGGCCAGAACGAAATCGGCACCAAGTTCTCGACCCTGGTCGAGCGCGCCGACTGGACCCAGAACCTGAAGTACGTGGTCTGGAACGTTGCTCACACCTACGGCAAGACAGCGACTTTCATGCCTAAGCCTATCGTTGGCGACAACGGTTCTGGCATGCATGTGCACCAATCGGTCTGGAAAGACGGCAAGAACCTGTTCGCAGGCGACGGCTATGCCGGCCTGTCGGAATTCGCGCTGTTCTACATCGGCGGCATCATCAAGCACGCCAAGGCGCTGAACGCGATCACCAACCCAGGCACCAACTCGTACAAGCGTCTGGTGCCAGGCTACGAAGCACCGGTCAAGCTGGCTTACTCGGCACGCAACCGTTCCGCTTCGATCCGTATTCCGCACGTGGCGAATCCAAAGGGCCGCCGCATCGAAACCCGTTTCCCGGATCCGCTGGCTAACCCGTACCTGTGCTTCTCGGCATTGCTGATGGCAGGTCTGGACGGCGTGCAGAACAAGATCCATCCGGGCGAAGCAGCGTCGAAGGACCTGTACCATCTGCCGCCGGAAGAAGACAAGCTGATCCCTACCGTTTGCGCTTCGCTGGAAGAAGCATTGGAAGCGCTGGACAAGGATCGCGAGTTCCTGACCCGCGGCGGCGTATTCAGCGACAGCATGATCGATGCTTACCTGGACCTGAAGATGCAAGAAGTTCAACGCTACCGCATGACGACACACCCGATCGAATTCGACATGTACTATTCGGTCTAA
- a CDS encoding rhodanese-like domain-containing protein, with protein MATSSEILTTAKQRGQTDQLPYAGAVTPGEAFALLEAEPAVMLVDVRTNAERDWVGRVAIQNAQHAAVQWSQYPGGVQNPDFLAQLAQIAEKGTPLLFLCRSGVRSQHAAKLATEHGYNNCFNILEGFEGDKDDKGHRKNINGWCKAGLPWMGA; from the coding sequence ATGGCCACCAGCAGCGAAATCCTCACCACCGCCAAGCAGCGCGGCCAGACCGACCAGCTTCCCTATGCCGGCGCCGTAACGCCAGGCGAGGCTTTCGCCTTGCTGGAAGCAGAACCTGCCGTGATGCTGGTCGACGTGCGCACCAATGCCGAGCGCGACTGGGTCGGCCGCGTCGCGATCCAGAACGCCCAGCACGCAGCAGTGCAGTGGTCGCAATATCCAGGCGGCGTACAGAATCCGGACTTCCTGGCGCAACTGGCGCAGATCGCAGAAAAAGGCACGCCGCTGCTATTCCTGTGCCGTTCCGGCGTGCGTTCGCAGCATGCCGCCAAACTGGCGACCGAGCATGGCTACAACAACTGTTTCAATATCCTGGAAGGCTTCGAGGGCGACAAGGACGACAAAGGCCATCGCAAGAACATCAACGGCTGGTGCAAGGCTGGTTTGCCCTGGATGGGCGCTTAA
- a CDS encoding GNAT family N-acetyltransferase: protein MNLIRDATAADCTSLTALSIQVWLHTYATEGVSDDLAREVLSTFTPAYFQDLIGDPDYRLLVDVDEDNLLGYILLDLDSPCETENYGGVEVDTLYVQEHFHGRGIGRALLDHAKQNAGERLWLTAWAGNAQALGFYKAYGFADIGMTWHEFEEQKYENRILVLQTS from the coding sequence ATGAATTTGATTCGCGATGCTACCGCAGCCGATTGCACGAGCCTGACCGCCTTGTCGATACAGGTCTGGCTGCACACCTACGCCACGGAAGGCGTCAGCGACGATCTTGCGCGAGAAGTGCTGTCGACATTTACACCCGCTTATTTCCAGGATCTGATCGGCGACCCCGATTACCGTTTGCTGGTCGACGTTGATGAAGATAATTTGCTGGGTTATATCCTGCTCGATCTGGACTCACCATGCGAGACTGAAAATTACGGCGGCGTCGAGGTCGACACGCTCTATGTGCAGGAACACTTTCATGGCCGCGGCATCGGCCGTGCGCTATTGGATCACGCCAAGCAGAATGCCGGCGAGCGGCTGTGGCTGACGGCATGGGCCGGCAATGCCCAGGCCCTGGGTTTTTACAAGGCCTACGGCTTTGCCGACATCGGTATGACCTGGCACGAATTCGAAGAGCAGAAATACGAGAACCGGATCCTGGTTCTGCAAACATCCTAA
- a CDS encoding DoxX family protein, translating into MIVIDRLVQLRQSLQWLPLLLARVNVGLFFSISGYNKLFVPANQAAMLDTMQHAGIPFPEFNAVFVAMFEFVFGALLGLGLLTRPSALVLLAIVSVATATDGIHKIPAGLGPLDWYDWFLYLPEVLYGLLLFWILLAGAGRFAGDQVLTKRWPALLRFV; encoded by the coding sequence ATGATTGTAATTGATCGCCTCGTCCAATTACGGCAGTCGCTGCAGTGGCTGCCACTATTGCTTGCCCGCGTCAACGTCGGCCTGTTTTTTTCGATTTCCGGCTACAACAAACTGTTCGTGCCAGCCAACCAGGCCGCCATGCTCGACACCATGCAGCACGCCGGCATTCCTTTTCCGGAATTCAATGCTGTGTTCGTCGCCATGTTTGAATTTGTGTTCGGCGCCCTCCTGGGCCTGGGCTTGCTGACCAGGCCGAGTGCGCTGGTCCTGCTGGCGATTGTCAGCGTCGCGACTGCTACCGACGGCATCCACAAGATTCCAGCCGGTCTTGGTCCGCTCGACTGGTACGACTGGTTTCTCTACCTGCCGGAAGTACTCTACGGCTTGCTGCTGTTCTGGATATTACTCGCCGGCGCCGGCCGTTTTGCGGGTGATCAGGTTCTCACAAAACGCTGGCCGGCGTTGCTGCGATTCGTCTAA
- a CDS encoding delta(1)-pyrroline-2-carboxylate reductase family protein → MQIFNAEQTAAALPFAQLVPALVKVAQQLREGKINAPERMVVEIDKASVLLCMPAVAADIGMTKLITVHANNAQHQLPAIQGEVVVFDAASGRRLALLHGPTVTARRTAAVSLLGIEALLPRKPRSALLIGTGVQSIAHVDGLVDYFGISEFWISARDLAKTQAFCDDLQRRHPQIAIKPLAAADLASALPHTDLVIALTTSRTAVIPPHIAADTLAIGVGAFKPDMVEFPAELLHSRTVVVDCLAGAKHEAGDLIQAQIDWSKVRELPDVLAHGFVQQTLLPVYKTVGQAAWDLAAARVAIASLRA, encoded by the coding sequence ATGCAAATTTTCAATGCTGAACAGACTGCCGCCGCGCTGCCATTTGCGCAACTGGTACCGGCACTGGTCAAGGTCGCGCAGCAACTGCGCGAAGGCAAGATCAACGCACCCGAACGCATGGTGGTGGAAATCGACAAGGCCAGCGTGCTGCTGTGCATGCCGGCGGTGGCCGCCGACATCGGCATGACCAAGCTGATCACCGTGCACGCCAATAACGCTCAGCATCAGTTGCCGGCGATCCAGGGCGAAGTGGTGGTGTTCGACGCCGCCAGCGGCCGCCGCCTGGCGCTGTTGCACGGACCAACCGTCACCGCGCGCCGCACTGCAGCGGTCAGCCTGCTCGGCATCGAGGCGCTGCTGCCGCGCAAGCCGCGATCCGCGCTGTTGATCGGCACCGGCGTCCAGTCAATCGCCCACGTCGATGGACTGGTCGATTATTTCGGCATCAGCGAATTCTGGATCTCTGCCCGCGACCTGGCCAAGACCCAGGCTTTTTGCGATGACCTGCAGCGGCGTCATCCGCAGATCGCGATCAAGCCGCTGGCGGCCGCCGACTTGGCCAGCGCGTTGCCGCATACCGATCTGGTGATTGCCCTGACCACTTCGCGCACAGCGGTGATCCCGCCACATATCGCAGCCGATACGCTGGCGATAGGCGTCGGCGCCTTCAAGCCGGACATGGTGGAATTCCCGGCCGAACTGCTGCACAGCCGCACGGTAGTGGTCGACTGCCTGGCCGGCGCCAAGCATGAGGCCGGCGATCTGATACAGGCGCAGATCGACTGGAGCAAGGTGCGTGAATTGCCCGACGTGCTGGCGCATGGCTTCGTTCAGCAAACGCTGCTGCCGGTGTATAAGACCGTGGGCCAGGCCGCCTGGGACCTGGCAGCGGCGCGGGTAGCGATTGCTTCCTTGCGGGCTTAG
- the lhpH gene encoding trans-3-hydroxy-L-proline dehydratase encodes MLSYTRTIHTVDAHTGGEPLRIVISGLPPVPGKTILERRSWLKAQRDDVRQFLMNEPRGHADMYGAYLLPPVTEAADFGVIFIHNEGYSDMCGHGIIALGKVLVELNHVERTIPLTRIGFDTPAGFIEAQVEWDGQRAGAVTFRNVPAFIYQRDVEVETPSFGKVSGDIVFGGAFYYYMNGDQAGVQIKPEQVRQLIQLGAETKQAVKDKVKIQHPLEPGLDTLYGTIIDGAPNDPAADQANVCIFADREVDRSPTGTGTSGRAAQLFLRQRLALNQPLVNESIVGSCFRVRVTETAKVGDFDAAITEVTGNAHIMGFNQWVLEDSDPFPQGFFLR; translated from the coding sequence ATGCTAAGTTACACACGCACCATTCACACGGTCGATGCCCATACTGGCGGCGAACCGCTGCGCATCGTGATTTCCGGCTTGCCGCCGGTGCCGGGCAAGACCATTCTTGAACGCCGCAGCTGGCTCAAGGCGCAACGCGACGATGTGCGTCAGTTCCTGATGAACGAGCCGCGCGGCCACGCCGACATGTACGGCGCCTACCTGCTGCCGCCGGTCACCGAAGCAGCCGATTTCGGCGTGATCTTCATCCATAACGAAGGCTATAGCGACATGTGCGGCCATGGCATCATCGCGCTGGGCAAGGTGCTGGTCGAGCTGAATCATGTCGAGCGCACGATACCGCTGACGCGCATCGGTTTCGATACCCCGGCCGGCTTTATCGAAGCCCAGGTCGAGTGGGATGGCCAGCGCGCCGGCGCCGTCACCTTCCGCAATGTGCCGGCCTTCATTTACCAGCGCGATGTCGAAGTCGAGACGCCGAGTTTCGGCAAGGTTAGCGGCGACATCGTGTTCGGCGGCGCCTTTTACTACTACATGAACGGTGACCAGGCAGGGGTCCAGATCAAGCCCGAGCAGGTGCGCCAGCTGATACAGCTGGGCGCGGAAACCAAGCAGGCGGTCAAGGACAAAGTCAAGATCCAGCATCCGCTCGAACCGGGCCTCGATACCCTGTACGGTACCATCATCGACGGCGCGCCGAACGATCCGGCGGCGGATCAGGCCAATGTCTGCATCTTTGCCGACCGCGAAGTGGACCGCTCGCCGACCGGCACCGGCACCTCCGGCCGCGCCGCGCAATTGTTCCTGCGCCAGCGGCTGGCGCTGAATCAGCCGCTGGTCAATGAAAGCATCGTCGGCAGCTGCTTCCGTGTGCGCGTGACCGAGACTGCCAAGGTAGGTGACTTCGATGCCGCCATTACCGAAGTCACCGGCAATGCCCACATCATGGGCTTCAACCAATGGGTGCTGGAAGACAGCGATCCGTTCCCGCAAGGTTTTTTCTTGCGCTGA
- a CDS encoding branched-chain amino acid ABC transporter substrate-binding protein, whose amino-acid sequence MYARTKLMMVLLAAFPALAMAQETQEVKIGFSSPLTGPQASAGRDNQGGLAMAIDKLNSQGMVIGGKKIKFVAQMEDDQADPRAGVAVAQKLVDMGVKAVVGPYNSGVTIPASRVYNDAGIVMGTVASNPKVTLQGFHSVFRVAASDSQLGGKMALYAAKELKVKTVSIIDDRTAYGQGLAEEFSKVAKANGIKVLGNDFTNDKATDFTAILTSIKAKKPDAIFFGGYSPQGGPMMRQMKQLGVNTKFLGGDGICAPEMGRLGGDAITDQVYCTQGGALLDKLASGKTFAADYQKRYSRPAETYAASFYDGMMVIAQAMKDANSVDPKQYAAALEKIHYKGVAGVYEFDANHDLKQSPVTVYRFKAGAPEALTSY is encoded by the coding sequence ATGTACGCACGGACCAAATTGATGATGGTGTTGTTGGCAGCATTCCCAGCGCTCGCGATGGCGCAGGAGACACAAGAAGTAAAAATCGGCTTCAGCAGCCCGCTGACCGGTCCTCAGGCATCTGCCGGCCGCGATAACCAAGGTGGTCTGGCCATGGCGATCGACAAGCTGAATAGCCAGGGAATGGTTATCGGCGGCAAGAAAATCAAGTTCGTAGCGCAAATGGAAGACGACCAGGCGGATCCGCGTGCCGGCGTCGCCGTCGCGCAAAAACTGGTCGACATGGGCGTCAAGGCGGTGGTCGGTCCTTACAACTCGGGCGTGACGATTCCTGCTTCGCGCGTGTACAACGATGCCGGCATCGTCATGGGCACCGTGGCTTCCAATCCAAAAGTGACTTTGCAGGGCTTCCACTCGGTGTTCCGCGTGGCTGCCAGCGACAGCCAGCTGGGCGGCAAGATGGCGCTGTACGCTGCCAAGGAACTGAAGGTCAAGACCGTCTCGATCATCGATGACCGCACTGCGTACGGCCAGGGCCTGGCGGAAGAGTTCTCGAAGGTGGCCAAGGCTAACGGCATCAAGGTGCTGGGCAACGATTTCACCAATGACAAGGCGACCGATTTCACCGCTATCCTGACCTCCATCAAGGCCAAGAAGCCGGATGCGATCTTCTTTGGCGGCTACTCGCCACAGGGCGGTCCGATGATGCGCCAGATGAAGCAGCTGGGCGTGAACACCAAGTTCCTCGGCGGCGATGGCATCTGCGCACCGGAAATGGGCCGTCTGGGCGGCGACGCGATTACCGACCAGGTGTACTGCACCCAGGGCGGCGCCTTGCTCGACAAGCTGGCTTCCGGCAAGACTTTCGCGGCGGATTACCAGAAGCGTTACAGCCGTCCGGCCGAAACCTATGCTGCCTCGTTCTACGACGGCATGATGGTGATCGCGCAGGCGATGAAAGACGCTAACTCGGTCGATCCTAAGCAATACGCCGCGGCGCTGGAAAAGATCCACTACAAAGGCGTTGCAGGCGTATATGAGTTCGACGCCAACCACGACCTGAAGCAATCGCCAGTCACGGTGTACCGCTTCAAGGCCGGCGCGCCAGAAGCTTTGACTAGCTACTAA
- a CDS encoding transporter substrate-binding domain-containing protein: protein MKPLSRFLPLAATFLLLAYALQASAGAASLQQIRQRGTLLVGVNHVAPPYVAGAKYRTQEGFDQTVAADLAQRLGVRLKMVALTAQNRGQALAQGQVDLLLLNLPDAEAAALRASASLLPTAYQAGPKLIMRNDTDIKRLAQLKGRSVCLAQGSAYVGTMAANYAAREKVYPAPADALLALRTGVCDAAVHDDAVLNGMLALPEWKKFSASLPLKAMPVRLTFALRPQDDVLRAYLQRLNREWGSSYWPAQQKKWINDVAFEVYLDQNVPDCH, encoded by the coding sequence ATGAAACCTCTGTCGCGCTTCTTGCCTCTTGCCGCTACCTTCCTGCTGCTGGCTTACGCCTTGCAAGCAAGCGCCGGCGCGGCCAGCTTGCAGCAGATCAGGCAGCGCGGTACGTTGCTGGTCGGCGTCAATCATGTCGCGCCGCCATACGTTGCCGGCGCCAAGTACCGCACGCAGGAAGGTTTTGACCAGACCGTGGCGGCAGACCTGGCGCAGCGTCTCGGCGTACGCCTGAAGATGGTGGCGCTGACTGCGCAAAACCGCGGCCAGGCGCTGGCGCAAGGGCAGGTCGACCTGCTGCTGCTGAACCTGCCGGACGCCGAAGCCGCTGCTTTACGCGCCAGCGCCAGCCTGCTGCCGACCGCCTACCAGGCCGGTCCCAAACTGATCATGCGCAACGACACCGACATCAAACGCCTGGCGCAACTCAAGGGGCGCAGCGTCTGCCTGGCGCAAGGCAGCGCCTATGTCGGAACCATGGCGGCCAATTACGCTGCGCGGGAGAAAGTCTACCCGGCGCCGGCCGATGCCTTGCTGGCGCTCAGGACGGGCGTCTGCGATGCTGCGGTGCATGACGACGCCGTCCTCAACGGCATGCTGGCGCTGCCCGAATGGAAGAAATTTTCGGCCAGTTTGCCGCTGAAGGCGATGCCGGTGCGGCTGACCTTTGCACTGCGGCCGCAAGATGATGTGCTGCGCGCCTATCTGCAACGGCTCAACCGGGAGTGGGGCAGCAGCTACTGGCCGGCACAGCAAAAAAAATGGATCAATGACGTCGCCTTCGAAGTCTATCTGGATCAGAACGTCCCCGACTGCCACTGA